In Mercurialis annua linkage group LG5, ddMerAnnu1.2, whole genome shotgun sequence, a single genomic region encodes these proteins:
- the LOC126681222 gene encoding MLP-like protein 43 isoform X1 — MGLVGKLEGEVEIKAPAHLFHDVFSCRPHHVNIMSPDKVQSVDLHEGEWGKHGSTICWNYTHDGVAKVGKEIIEKIDDENLSTTFKVIEGDLLDEYKEFRFIVKATPKENGGSLVHWTLEYEKLHEGIPEPHSMLQFCLHTSKDICSHLSKNEVAQPEK; from the exons atggGCCTAGTTGGGAAGTTGGAAGGTGAAGTTGAGATCAAAGCTCCTGCACATCTCTTCCATGATGTGTTCAGCTGCAGACCACACCATGTTAACATTATGAGCCCTGACAAGGTGCAAAGTGTTGATCTTCATGAAGGTGAATGGGGAAAGCATGGTAGTACCATCTGCTGGAATTACACTCATG ATGGAGTTGCCAAAGTTGGAAAGGAGATTATTGAAAAGATTGATGATGAGAACTTATCAACAACTTTCAAAGTGATTGAAGGAGATCTGCTGGATGAATACAAGGAATTTAGGTTTATAGTTAAAGCTACACCAAAGGAGAATGGAGGTAGCTTGGTGCACTGGACATTAGAATATGAGAAGTTGCATGAGGGAATCCCTGAACCTCATTCGATGCTTCAGTTCTGTCTCCATACCAGCAAAGATATTTGCTCTCATCTCAGCAAAAATGAAGTCGCGCAACCCGAAAAGTGA